In Rosa rugosa chromosome 4, drRosRugo1.1, whole genome shotgun sequence, the genomic stretch agaaaaaaaaaatcacgtGGTTTGATAATCGAATCATTTACTTGCAGATCTGAAAATTGCTATGTTACCCATCTGCCCATAATCTATATAGACAGACTTTTATATAGGTTCAGATGAAAACTTGATGCTTAAAATGTAGAAGTATTGCATGATCCAGTATACCTTATGTATATCTTTTAGGTCTCTCATAAAGAAACTACCTTACGTATCTTCTTTTGGTCATTAAGTTTCAGTATTCTcattggccaaaaaaaaaaaaagtttcggTATtctctcctaaaaaaaaaaaaaaaaacctttttactttattttgtaaAATTCTTCCTTGGTGAAGGGATTGTATTATTGGAGTGGGAAGGATCACTCATTGTTCTTAATATGGGCTACAGACGAACTCAGAGCAAAAAGGAAGAAGCAGTTGAAGAAAGATACAGCTTCTAAAATAAAGTCATTGGTCGATGAGGTAATTTTGTTCCCATATCTTTGATAATTGCATATGATTGTGTATATGTTTGTTCATCATTTTGGCCAATCTGATAACATTATTATGGACTTCAtacttgtaagttgtaaattgtaatTAGTATCCCAGATTTGGACCTTATAAAATTAGTTAGTACCTGACGAAATGACAGAACTAGGATGGTTATATCCAGATGCTGATAGTAAAAGAAATCCACACAAGGCATGCAGTATAAAGGATATGACTGACCCTTTACTGGGTTGAGCTAATAACCCCTATCCTTTGAGTTTTGCTGCAAACTAAAACAAAAGACTCATGTTGGTACATAGGATATGATTCCTTGTACCTTTATTCATTTTACATCGATTTTCTTCCCGTTTAAATGGAGGGAATATGGAGGAAGAAACACCGGTCCCTATTTCATgcaattgtttttattttattgggCTTTCCCAATTCCTACACAGTAAATTGTAAACATTATGCTTTGATATATTTTTCAGGGAAAATATGAGCAACAGTATGAGCAGTCTGAAGAGTTTCAGCAAGAACTAAAAATGAAGGTTCGAGAAATATTAACAGAACAAGAATGGCGGAGGAGAAAAATGCAAATGAGGGTACGCTGGAAATTTGGATGTTTTCTTTGCTTGTGCCGTACTCGTTTAAGGTTTCATAGTAGTTTTCTTTGTCTTTCATTGCCATGTAGATATCAGAAGAGGAAGGAAGATTgaaaaaagatgaagaagaagccaaAGAGATGTGGAAAAGAAAACGAGATCATGAGGCAGAATGGGAAGGAACAAGAGAAAAAAGGGTATTTTTTCTATCCTTTTCAATTTTCTGTACGACACTATGGCATGGGCTTAAATTTTCATTGTTGTGAGGTTATTATAGTTGGTTCCTTAAAGCAGGATTTTGCAAATTCTTTTATATGCTTAGTAGGATTGTAGAGACTAGCCAAAGTGTAATCTGTTGGATGTCCTTGATTGTTCTCATTGATTACACTATCTGCGATCTAAGCCTCTAAGGTCAATGTAAGATGTCACTGTCATCCCTAGGTTAATACTCTGCTGAATCAGAAAATTCTGCCCATAAGTTCTTTGAACTGAATTTTGTAGAAAGGTATGGGATCTTCCCATTTAAGGTAACTGGACAGTGGTTCAACTGCTTAATCATATACCCTGCTGAATCAGAACATTCTTTCTGTTCATAAGTTCTTTGAACTGAATTTTGTATACTCCGATCTTCCCACTTAAGGTAGCTGGACAATTGAACTGCTTGTTTTTTGTACTCCTGAAAATCAACTGATAATATAAAAGAATGATAAACTGATGAGAAACAGGAGATAGAGCAGTCATATATACATAATTATATTAATGAAATGTTATAGATGACCACATAGAAGCACCTAACTGGGCCATGTCAATCACATACATTGTTTGTCTCCTTGTGCACTTGGGGAGTTTAAACCACCTCACATTCTACATACTGTTTTATGCCATTCTTTTTTAAGGTGCTTTGGCAACCTAATTCAGTCCTGAATAATCTCTTTTGATATATGTATTAGATATCTAATATAATTTTTTAGAATTTAAACTTGATTGTTCAATGCTGCAAACttccttcttttttgttttttgtttttatattttttttatgagaattcATCTTATTTCCTGTTGTGCACAAGGTGTATGGAGATATGGTGTACAGTATGCAGTTTCAAAACTCCATATTATGCCCTTGAGCCTGATAAATGCAGAAATCTTTCTTTCGAAACCTTTGCAGATATTTATCAGGACATAGTTTGTCAATTAACTCTCATCTTCAATAACACCTGTCCAATTTAAATGACACTTAAATTTCGTACTCTACATTGCATTATaagtaattattaaaaaaaatctattaCCAGGGATATAAGAGTATAGTGATGATCTCATACATATTATATTTTTTCCTACCAAGCTAGCTCCTTCATGTGACTTGGGTTTGATTTCCTTTATTTCTTCATGATCAGGTTTCAAGCTGGAGAGATTTTATGAAGGGTGGAAAGAAGGTGAGATGTTGCACTACGAAACTAAGAAATTGATCTCTGTTTCTTACTTAAAAGTTTGAGTTGAGAAAAAAATGATAATGGCCTCAATATACTAACATCTGTGTGCATTCAGGCCAAGAAAGGAGAACTTCGACCTCCCAAACTGAAAACTGAAGATCCTAACAAGTCTTATGTTCAAAGGCCAGTAAAACGAGGTTGACTGGCTTGGTTTTTGCCGGGTTGGGTCTTGGTAGATTACCGTTGATGATTACCCAAGCTTTCTGGGGATCAGAAAGTTGAATGATATGTACGGTTATGTGTCTTTGACTTGTTTGTAAACAGGATTATCATTGTACCAATGCGGGATGGATGATCGTTTGATATTACTAAGTTGTTAATTTAAATCATTGTAACTAATTCTGGCCCTTGATTGTTGATGATATTGATGCTATTAATTCTTCTGAACCGCCATGGCATACACAGATTATTACTAGATAAGATAGAAAAAGGAGAAAACCGTTGGGAAAATCTTTATAGTTTTCATTATTTGTCTATCATTGTAATGCATATTTAATCGTATGTAAATGAAATCCGAGCCATAGAAGAGGATGTAGATCATGACGAGAGGTATTTTTTCATACGCATATCAAAAGCGGGAAACAATCTTTGGAGAATCATGAGCTTTTAGGGTTTGATATGTTGTCTTCTAGGGCTGTAAATAGGCTCGATACAGCTTGTGTTCGACTCGTATTCGGCTCGATTTTAGCTCGTTCGGCTCGTGTTCGTAAGATAAATGAGCCAAGTTTGAGCTCAATATGAAGCTCGACAAAAAAACGAGCTGAGCTTGAACAATGATATATTCGGCTCGTCTAGCTCGTGAGTAGCTCGTATTTTTCATGAGTAGATCTAATTTGTTAAAACTCGGCTTGTTTATTAAAACTCgactcatgaaaatttatagtataaataaaaatataatttttctaatctcaaatatgtatttctttttattaccttccttttcaattggaagagaatctAAGAATTTAAGTACAATAAATCCAAATTTGATGGTTAGACATCAAATTTGGTTTACTATTTTAAATTTTCCttcttccttttatttttttattttttttatattatttattaaatttaaagtcaaatgaGCCAAGCCGAACCTATTCAAGCTTAAACTCGTCCAATAAATCAAACTGAGCCGAGCTCAGCTCGagcttaagaaaaatattcaagccgagccgagcttgagcatGGAAAAAAATATTCAAGCTTTAGGCCGGCTCGAACTCGATAAAAAGCAAATGAGCCGAACATGATCACCTTGGTATTCGCTCCGACTCGGCTCATTTACACCCCTATTGTCTTCATTGATCAGATGGATGATCTATGAGCATTATAGGTTAAGTAAAGTTGAAGCActcaaaagaaaatttaatgaGATTCATAAGCATTCAACCATCTGTTAAGCAGTTAACTTACAAACATGATCCTATATACTTTGGAAAAAATCTACTTCAACAAGAAGTGCAGTCAACCAAAAATCCGTCAGTCAACCCTTCATGTTTCTCCAACCACctaaattttgacagatttttGGCTGACTACACTTGTtttaaggggccgtgaccacttacccaattttaactaaaaaattgcccacttgctccactaagggttttttgaccccatttacccaatctaacttgTACCGACATAATTACCCTCATTTtaatctctctcctcccccctcaccgatctctctctctctctctctctctctctctctctctctctctctctctctctctccccacatCCGCACCTCCGGTGCGGCGTCGAAATTAGGATTAGCGCTTTCTCTCTCCGGTGCGGCGTCGAACTCCAGATCATGCCTGAAGCTCTCTCTCCGGTGTGGCGGTGCGGCGTCGAACTCCGAATCACGcctgaagctctctctctccaccggcGGGGCGGCCTCGAACTCCAGATCTTGCCTGAAGCTCTCTTTTCACCTCCGGTGCCGCGTCGAACTCCGGAATCACCCTGAAGCTCCAGTCGGAACTATCAGAGTTTAACTAAGTCTAGATGCAGAGCGTCGACGGAAAGGCCGATAACAGGTTGGTGTAGACCATTGCTTTGCTTATGCTGCTCTTCGCAATTCCGTTCACTGTTTCTGCTATGGGTATCGGGCCTCACCCATCTTCAATCTGTTTTGTCCATGGCAATTCCCTTCACTGCTTCTGCAATGGGTCTCGGGCCTCACCCATTGAAGTCGGAGAAGGGAGATCCGCAACCGTCGAAGTCAATGatgggaggagaagaagaagtgggtgcccagactttttttttttccggcatcctgagtttttttttttttttttaaatttttttcggcagtagacacattattggcccccagtagactttgatacgatggacagggatcactatagtgtggtgttttgataagttacctgttgttttctgtgtattaaagtcaaattatctgtgaatcctacaaaatggtgcatttttggtggtctattaggcagtagagacattggactttgtattgggggcactaggccaaaaaagctaacagacaacggaccaaattcgttgtgtgatttggacgatctccgttgtgtatcggagcgttgtgtgatgaaaaatggcacaacggtggaaacccgTTGTATGAAACACAAACAGACAACACTTATTTAGTTAAAAGTGTTGTGCCTTCTCTCGACAGATGGCAGCCATAGTTGTCGCGCAGTCATGCTGTGCGTGGCATGTCcatccttcagacaacagaacttgttccaaagctgttgttggaaagcctagtcagacaacaatttttttaatttcaccgtcgtctgatatACCATCACACTTCAGTTGTGCAGTATGCTTGTTGTGTGAATTGGTTTTGGACAATAGAATTTAGTTTTtaccgttgtgtgattgtaatGAATGCATTGTGTGAATGGCCTAATTTTGTGTATTCAAACAATGTTGAATTGCTACACtataaaactgttgtacaatcattttcattttctatatTTTGTGCACAATAAtactccattttacctaatgaacgcaatcaattagaaagaaaacacattacaaaccatcaaatgagtaaTCCAACCCATTCTATATACATCAAATGTTAAAAGGGAGCATTTCTCAATCATCCAAcccaacattaaaaaaaaaaagtattccaatacatgcccatctacttgggataTCCAAAACTGATACAAATTATTCCAAAACAAGATAGCATTCTAGTGCCATGCCATTATCAATATCAATAAACCATCAAaaattaatatgattattgacaaAAATATGAGCAGCTGCTGCATGTAAATATTATATGCCAGCAGAAGCAGAAAACGGTGCGCCCATCAATATTTTCCCTCTCTTTTGCAGAATCTAGAATGAGTCTGTAAAACCTTCTTACTAGCTTGAGGATCTCAGTTATCTGCAAAAGCAAGAGGATAGGCTGGATTAATATAGAACTTTAATCTGTACATGTACGCACAATTGGGACTTTCAAAGTGATACTACTATGTTAGTTAAGTCCACGACCTATGTTATTAgctgaagcaaaagaaaatacaaatctCCAAAAACAACTTTAGGATGCATCCTAGCAAAATTTTATACATTCTGCAAAAACTTACCAGAAATTTGACCCTTTATATCCTGGTATTGGAGATCTCACAGAATGTGAGCAGATGATTATCACATTGCAAAATATCTAAACTCATGTTAATGTAAAAATGCAGCAAGTAGAATACATAATACAATAAGTTGGAACAATTTAAAGTGGAACTCAATTCATGTGGTCATTTTAGAGCTGAAGACACTAAGGGAAAACAATAAAGGGCTCTAAAACGACCTCTTTATATTGCAAGCAGAGATATAATACAATCTCCTCATAATACTTGCTTTCATGTCCTTATACTAACTCATGAGTTATGTGTAAGGAGACTGTACGTAATCAATATAGCAGCAATAGCACAAGGAGACTGcaaatttccagaaattgaaGCAACTTACACCAAACACTGCTCTTCTCATGGGCCCATTGTATTTGATTTGGATGTTGACTGTTGTAGCTAGTCACAACTGCTATACAAGAAACATCAACAGATAGTACGTACCTTGCCCACCTCAAGATTTTTTTGTACAACTAGCATCAATGGAGAAAGCCAAAAAAATTCTAAGATTAGTCCAAGTCCAACTAAGGGATGACTAGCTAGATTGGTCAAGAAAGAAACATTATTCCAAGAGTTTTCAACAAAAGTAGAGATGTAACAGAACCATTAATTCCTTAAGGAACTACGCAAGGAAGATTTTTACTATTCACAACCTGACATGCCAAATAAAACATAGTAATTATAAGGGAAACAGGCAACCATTAATTCCTATCAGACTTACTGCCAGCAAATGTGTAACAGAAGGACAATATAAGACAGCTTTCCGTGGGTTATGTGGCAGAGTAGGATCTGCAATATCTTAAGAGTAGTTAATGCAGCCGGCTTATAGAGATGCTAGTATTACCTATGGTTTCCGAGGAGGAAGAGGTGAACTTGTTCTATTGCTGAAAGCAAGTACCTCTCCTTGCCATTTATATGACCTGTTAATTCATAATAACACTTCAGAC encodes the following:
- the LOC133707097 gene encoding uncharacterized protein LOC133707097, producing MDDDLLLKNFYAEVSEVERDNQVLRILSCFKLNPFEYLNLPFDATEEDVKKQYRKLSLMVHPDKCKHPQAKEAFGALAKAHQLLLDQQERDYIISQVTAAKDELRAKRKKQLKKDTASKIKSLVDEGKYEQQYEQSEEFQQELKMKVREILTEQEWRRRKMQMRISEEEGRLKKDEEEAKEMWKRKRDHEAEWEGTREKRVSSWRDFMKGGKKAKKGELRPPKLKTEDPNKSYVQRPVKRG